The following are encoded together in the Bradymonas sediminis genome:
- a CDS encoding AI-2E family transporter — protein MKNAAYFFIISLSIVFILVQGKSILIPFVFALLLWFIVRNIRDAFDKIPFINRYFPLWLKNLIPSVLLIAALTFTTELLLVNINTLAQSYSLYEGNVLVLIDKIDNFFHINVLEYFKANSSFFVFGNLLQRIIESLTGLVSNTFIIVIYALFIFLEETHFDTKLKTVIQDESQLAKLSRLLDKIDRSVSKYIGLKTLASFTTGVASYITLVLVGVDAPLFWAFLIFLLNYIPTIGSLIATLFPVVFCLLQFGDFFKATLVLTIVGSIQVIVGNILEPALAGNTLNISPLVAIFALSFWGAIWGITGMFLSVPITVIMVIIFSNFESTKSVAIMLSEKGKI, from the coding sequence ATGAAAAACGCAGCCTATTTTTTCATCATCTCGCTGTCGATCGTCTTCATCCTGGTGCAGGGTAAGAGCATCCTCATCCCGTTTGTCTTCGCCCTGCTCCTCTGGTTTATCGTGCGCAATATCCGCGACGCGTTCGACAAGATCCCCTTCATCAACAGATATTTTCCCCTGTGGCTAAAGAACCTGATCCCGTCGGTTCTTTTGATCGCTGCGCTGACGTTCACCACCGAATTGCTGCTGGTCAATATCAACACGCTGGCCCAGTCATATTCGCTCTATGAGGGCAATGTGCTGGTCTTAATCGACAAAATCGACAACTTCTTTCACATCAATGTGCTGGAGTATTTTAAGGCCAATAGCAGCTTCTTTGTGTTTGGAAACCTGCTCCAAAGGATTATCGAATCTCTGACCGGTCTGGTGAGCAATACCTTTATCATCGTGATCTATGCGCTCTTTATTTTCCTTGAGGAGACCCATTTTGACACGAAATTAAAGACCGTGATCCAGGATGAATCCCAGCTGGCCAAGCTCAGCCGACTGCTCGACAAGATCGACCGGTCGGTCAGCAAATATATCGGCCTGAAGACGCTGGCGAGTTTCACCACGGGCGTGGCGAGTTATATAACGCTGGTCCTTGTCGGCGTGGACGCGCCTCTTTTTTGGGCCTTCTTAATCTTCCTGCTCAACTATATCCCCACCATCGGCTCCCTGATCGCGACACTCTTCCCCGTCGTCTTCTGTTTGCTCCAATTTGGCGACTTCTTTAAGGCCACGCTGGTCCTGACCATTGTGGGCAGCATTCAGGTTATCGTCGGCAATATTTTGGAGCCCGCGCTGGCCGGTAACACCCTCAACATCAGCCCGCTGGTCGCGATCTTTGCGCTCTCCTTCTGGGGGGCGATCTGGGGCATCACCGGCATGTTTTTGAGCGTCCCGATTACGGTCATCATGGTGATCATCTTCTCAAACTTTGAGAGCACGAAATCGGTCGCCATCATGCTGTCCGAAAAGGGCAAGATCTAG
- a CDS encoding ComEA family DNA-binding protein, which yields MRIEWILCCAVIWGLGLVACSQPEPVIASYEAVNCPCEEDAGGVGQVKKVEAPKTSAPPAARALRLVEEVKEQVRPAPVEVAPKTPVMTSEKAAKPPLKLTTTRAECEQLLSWAEGKSQGFKGPKTKRKAKPKSRASAKPEVKADTAAKSAPAPSPVPSPAPAVNPALLDLNTATHAQLLGLPGVGPALAGRILDYRQKRRFGKPAHLMRVKGIGKAKYAKIAKFVGVGED from the coding sequence ATGCGTATCGAATGGATTTTATGCTGTGCGGTGATCTGGGGGCTGGGGCTTGTGGCTTGCAGTCAACCGGAGCCGGTGATTGCGAGCTATGAGGCGGTGAATTGTCCGTGCGAGGAGGACGCCGGAGGGGTAGGGCAGGTGAAGAAGGTCGAGGCGCCGAAGACGAGCGCGCCGCCCGCGGCCCGCGCGCTTCGCCTGGTCGAGGAGGTCAAGGAGCAGGTCAGGCCTGCGCCGGTCGAGGTGGCGCCGAAGACGCCCGTGATGACCTCGGAGAAAGCCGCGAAGCCGCCACTGAAACTGACGACGACGCGCGCGGAGTGTGAGCAATTATTGAGCTGGGCGGAGGGTAAGTCGCAGGGGTTTAAGGGGCCGAAGACCAAACGTAAGGCAAAGCCGAAGTCGAGGGCGAGCGCGAAGCCTGAAGTTAAAGCGGATACGGCGGCGAAGTCGGCGCCGGCCCCGTCGCCAGTGCCGTCGCCCGCCCCAGCGGTGAACCCCGCGTTGCTCGACCTGAACACCGCCACCCACGCCCAATTGCTCGGCTTGCCGGGCGTGGGCCCGGCGTTGGCCGGGCGCATCTTGGACTATCGGCAGAAGCGCCGGTTCGGGAAGCCCGCCCACTTGATGCGCGTCAAGGGGATCGGCAAAGCCAAATACGCCAAGATCGCGAAGTTCGTGGGGGTTGGCGAGGATTGA